The DNA region GTGCACCAGGAGCGGGCGCCGACCATGCCGAGGGCCGCGAGCAGCAGGTCGCCCCGCCCCGCCTCGCGCAGCAGCGGCCGGGCCGCGACCACCGCGGGCTCGCCGCCGACCCCGATCCGGGCGTCCACCACCACGCGGTTGGCGTCACAGGCCAGCGCGACCACCCGGACCCGGGGCGGGCCGCCCGGGGTGCCGGGCCGGGTGAAGCCGGCGGCGTTCTCCTCGGAGTCCGGCACCTCGAACCGCGCGGTGTCCAGGCTCAGCACCCGCAGGCCCAGCAGGCCGGGCGCGGGCGGCACCTGGGCGGCGCGGGCGGCGAACAGTGCGCGCAGCGGCTCCGGGCCGAGCCGGGCCCGGGCCCGGGAGAGCGCCGCGGCGGTCGGCACCGGGCAGCTGCCGGGCAGACCGAAACCCCATCTCATTCCCTGAGACAGAAGCTCGGCGACCCGCTCGTACTTAAGACCGGGGAAGAGGCAGAGCGCGAGCACGAAATAGACCACCACACGGGCCGGGAGCAGCCGGGTGCGCTGTTCGGTCCGCCCGGTGAGGACCAGCACCTCGTCCACCAGTGCGGGTGGGAACGACCACGTGAGCAGCCCGATCGCGATGCGCTCGGCCAGTTCGGCGTGCGGGGCCGCCGCCGTCTCGTACCGTCCCATCCGCTCCCCCCTCGGATCGCGTGCGACGGCACCGCTGCTTAAGTCAACAGGCCGCCGTTCCAGTCCCTCCACTCACCATAGCCGCAGGCAGAACGGCCGCGTAGGGTCAGTTCCGTGATCCCCGGAAGCCCGTTGCTGATGCGCCGCCTGGACGTCGACCTCGTCCGCCAGGCCAGCGCGCTCTGTCGCTGACCGGTACGCACTTCGCCGCACCGCCGCGGTGACCGCCCCCGGGCCGGTCGCCCGGATCGCCCCCGCCGCCCCGGCACTTCCTCCCCCGGCGTCCCTCCGCCGTGTCCGGGACGGCCCGGTCCGACCCGTCCGCGCCCTGCCGCGGCGGGCCGCCCGACCGGCCGATCGACCCAGAACCGCCGTCCAGCACACAGGAGTTCGACCATGTCCCGCTCACCGCGACCCGCCCGCGCCCGCTCCGGCCCGGCTCGCCCGTCGCGCCCGGCCGCGCTGTCCGGCACCGCCCTCGCGCTCGCCCTCGCCCTCGCGGGCTGCGCGTCCGGCGGCACCGACCCGGCGGCCGCGGGCGCGGACGCGGGGCCGCCGAAGTCCGGCGGAACGCTCACCCTCGACATCGCGAGCAAGCCGCTCTGCCTGGACCCGCAGAACAACAACTCCAACGGCAACACCGCCGTCAGCCGGCAGCTGGTCGACTCCCTCACCGACCAGGACCCGGCCACCGGGGAGGCCCGCCCGTGGCTCGCCTCCTCCTTCGACGTCTCGTCCGACGCCACCGAGTTCACCTTCCACCTGCGCTCCGGCGCGACCTTCAGCGACGGCAAGCCGGTCGACGCGGAGGCCGTCCGGGCGAACTTCGACACCATCGTGAAGCTGGGCGCGGTGGCCGCCGTCGGCTCCAGCTACCTCGCCGACTACAAGGAGACCGTGGTCGTCGACCCGGGCACCGCCAAGGTCGTCTTCAGCCGGCCCAACGCGCAGTTCCTGCAGGCCACGTCGACCGCCGCGCTGGGCCTGCTGTCGCCCGCCTCGCTGGCCGGCAGCCCGCAGGACCGCTGCCAGGGCAAGGGGCTGGCCGGTTCCGGCCCGTTCACCCTCAAGTCCGCCCAGGGCGAGCAGATCCAGCTGACCCGCCGGGCCGACTACGCCTGGGGCTCCTCGCTCTGGAAGCAGACCGGCCCCGCCCTGCTGGACGGCGTCGACTACAAGGTCGTGCCGGAGCCCGGCGTGCAGACCGGGAGCCTGCTCTCCGGGCAGGTGCACGGCATCATCGGCCTCCAGCCGCAGGACGAGAAGACCCTGACGGACCGTCACATACCGGTGGTGACACGCTCGGTCCCGGGCGTCGTCTACAACCTCACCGCCAACACCCGCAATCCCGTCCTGGCCGACGCCGCCGTGCGCACCGCGATCACCCGGGGCATCGACCGGGCCGAGCTGGTCACCACCCTGCTCTCCCCCAGCTACCGGCCCGCCACCAGCGTGCTGAGCTCCACCACGCCGTCCTACACCGACCTCGGCTCCGACCTCTCCTACGACCCCGACCAGGCCCGCCGCCTGCTCGACGCGGCCGGCTGGACCCCGGGGGCCGACGGGGTGCGGACGAAGAACGGCACCCGGCTCCAGGTCAAGCTGCTCTACCCGGGCGTGGACGCGGCCAGCCGCACCGTCCTCCAGCTCGTCCAGCAGCAGTTGACGAAGATCGGCGTCGCCGCCGACCTCAACGGCCTCCCGCTGAACGAGCTCGCCCCCGCCCAGGCCAACGGCTCCTACGACCTGCTCTGGTACGGGCTCACCCGCTCGGACCCCGACGTCCTGCGCACCGCCTTCGCCAGCGGCGCCAAGAACCGCGCCCAGCTGCCGGCGGGCAACGAGCTGGACACCCTGCTGAGCCGCCAGTCCGCCGTCGTCGACGCCGCCCAGCGGCGCGAACTGGTCACCACCGCACAGCAGCTGATCGTCCGCCAGGCGTACGCGATCCCGGTCTACGAGCAGATCCAGGCGGTCGGGCTGGCGGCCGGCGTCAAGGGCGTGGAGCTGGACGGCTCGGCGCAGCCCCGGCTGCACGACGCCTGGCTCGCCGGCTGAGGGGGAGGTTCGGATGAGGCACCGGATCACCACCCGGCTGCTGCACGCGGCCGTCTCGGTCTGGGCGGCGTTCACGCTGTCCTTCGTCCTGCTGTACCTGCTGCCCGGCGACCCGGTCGCGATCATGCTCGGCGGGCAGAGCGGCACCGGGACGGCCTCCCCCGAGCAGGTCGCGCAGCTGCGGGCCGAGTACGGCTTCGACCGGCCGCTGCCCGCGCAGTACGCCGACCGGCTGCTGGCCGCCCTGCACGGCGACTTCGGCACCTCCCTCCAGACCGGGGACACCGTCGCCCACACCTTCGCCACCGCGCTGCCGCAGACCCTCGCCCTGGCCGGCTCGGCGCTCGCCCTGGCCTGCCTGCTGGGCCCGGGGCTGGCGGTCGCGGCGGCGCTCACCCGCTCCGGGCGGCTCTCCCGGCTGCTGCTCGCCCTGCCCGCCGCGGGCATCTCGCTGCCGCAGTTCGCGGTCGGCCTGATCCTGCTCCAGGTGGTCTCCTTCCAGTGGCGGCTGCTGCCCGCGGTCGGCGGCTCCGGCGCCGCGTCGCTGGTCCTGCCGGCCGTCACGCTGGCCCTGCCGACCGCCGCCGTGCTCGCCCAGGTCTTCGCCCGGAGCCTGTTCGGCA from Kitasatospora sp. NBC_00458 includes:
- a CDS encoding transposase domain-containing protein, yielding MGRYETAAAPHAELAERIAIGLLTWSFPPALVDEVLVLTGRTEQRTRLLPARVVVYFVLALCLFPGLKYERVAELLSQGMRWGFGLPGSCPVPTAAALSRARARLGPEPLRALFAARAAQVPPAPGLLGLRVLSLDTARFEVPDSEENAAGFTRPGTPGGPPRVRVVALACDANRVVVDARIGVGGEPAVVAARPLLREAGRGDLLLAALGMVGARSWCTARANGAELLWGVPVEADFVRHATLPDGSYRSVLDGAGDCDEDGSALAVPVRVVEHTVDGRRLRLVTSLLDPVAAPADALAALFLHRWRFREALAELAAGRPDGAVPALRARSRRGVEQEVWGYLLVHQALAELLRPARDRGEPALDGAVATAAARRAAARMAAAAAVAVAGAPVAGGVPRGLGTRSLGTPVRRPAADERARRRAG
- a CDS encoding ABC transporter substrate-binding protein, with the translated sequence MSRSPRPARARSGPARPSRPAALSGTALALALALAGCASGGTDPAAAGADAGPPKSGGTLTLDIASKPLCLDPQNNNSNGNTAVSRQLVDSLTDQDPATGEARPWLASSFDVSSDATEFTFHLRSGATFSDGKPVDAEAVRANFDTIVKLGAVAAVGSSYLADYKETVVVDPGTAKVVFSRPNAQFLQATSTAALGLLSPASLAGSPQDRCQGKGLAGSGPFTLKSAQGEQIQLTRRADYAWGSSLWKQTGPALLDGVDYKVVPEPGVQTGSLLSGQVHGIIGLQPQDEKTLTDRHIPVVTRSVPGVVYNLTANTRNPVLADAAVRTAITRGIDRAELVTTLLSPSYRPATSVLSSTTPSYTDLGSDLSYDPDQARRLLDAAGWTPGADGVRTKNGTRLQVKLLYPGVDAASRTVLQLVQQQLTKIGVAADLNGLPLNELAPAQANGSYDLLWYGLTRSDPDVLRTAFASGAKNRAQLPAGNELDTLLSRQSAVVDAAQRRELVTTAQQLIVRQAYAIPVYEQIQAVGLAAGVKGVELDGSAQPRLHDAWLAG
- a CDS encoding ABC transporter permease, yielding MRHRITTRLLHAAVSVWAAFTLSFVLLYLLPGDPVAIMLGGQSGTGTASPEQVAQLRAEYGFDRPLPAQYADRLLAALHGDFGTSLQTGDTVAHTFATALPQTLALAGSALALACLLGPGLAVAAALTRSGRLSRLLLALPAAGISLPQFAVGLILLQVVSFQWRLLPAVGGSGAASLVLPAVTLALPTAAVLAQVFARSLFGTLDEPYVTTARAKGAGRVRVLLGHAARNAALPLLSLLALVVGNLLAGSVIVETVFSRDGFGRITAAAVTAKDIPVVQGAVVFGAAVFTLINLAVDLVNPLIDPRLAQGGPERSSRRWLRPRST